Below is a genomic region from Desulfobacteraceae bacterium.
TTGCGCTGACGGGTGATGAAAACCGCCTCCACCGGGCAGCAGCCCTCGCAGACGTTGCAGCCCCGGGCGCATTTCTCAAGGTCGATGTAAAAGGCCGTCAGCGGCCGGCAGACGCAGGCCGGGCAGCGCTTCTCGCGGATATGGGCTTCGTACTCGTCGCGAAAATAGCGCAGGGTGGTGAGCACCGGGTTGGGCGCGGTCTTCCCCAGCCCGCAGAGCGAGCCGGCCTTGATGTCCTCGGCCAGGGTTTCCAGGGTCTCCAGGTCCCCTTCGCGTCCCTCGCCGCGCGTGATGCGGGTCAGGATCTCCAGCAGGTGCCAGGTGCCGATGCGGCAGAAGGTGCATTTGCCGCAGGACTCCTTCTGGGTGAAGTCCACAAAATAGCGGGCCACATCCACCATGCAGGTGTCCTCGTCCATCACCACCATGCCGCCGGAGCCCATCATCGCGCCGGCGCTCTGGAGGGAATCAAAATCGATGGGGGTGTCCAGGAACTCTGCCGGCAGGCAGCCGCCCGAGGGGCCCCCGATCTGGACCGCCTTGAACTGCTTCTTGTTGGGGATCCCGCCGCAGATATCGAAAATCAGGGTGCGCAGGGAGGTCCCCATGGGGATTTCCACCAGGCCGGGGTGAAGCACATCGCCGACCACCGAAAAAATAGCCGTGCCGGGGCTGTCCGCGGTTCCCATCCCCCGGTACCAGTCCGCGCCGTTGCCGATGATGGGCGGCAAGGCCGCCAGGGTCTTGACGTTGTTGATGATCGTGGGATGGCCGTCGATGCCTTTTTCGGCCGGAAAGGGCGGCCGGGGGTGGGGCATGCCGCGGTAGCCGGCCACCGAACGGATCAGGGCGGTTTCCTCGCCGCAGACGAAAGCGCCGGACCCCTGGAAAATCTCCACCTCGAGGTTGAAGCCGCTGCCCAGGATATCGGCGCCCAAAAGCCCCATTGCGCGCGCCTGGGCAATAGCGCTGGTGATGGTCGTGACCGCCAGCGGGTATTCCGCCCGCACGTAGACCAGGGCGCGCTGGGATCCCACGGCATAGGCGCAAATGGCGATGCCCTCCAGGATCTGGTGGGGCGTGCTCTCCAGCAGGGTGCGGTCCATGTAGGCGCCGGGGTCGCCCTCGTCGGCGTTGCAGACCACCCATCTGACGGGGTCGGGGCTGCTGCGGGCTAGCCGCCATTTGCGCGCGGCGGGGAAACCGGCGCCACCGCGGCCCCGCAGACCGGCGGTCGCGACGGTGGTGATGATATCCTCCGGGGGGGTTTGCAGGGCTTGGGCGAGGGCCGCGTAGCCGCCGGCGGCCAGGTATTCCCGGATCTCGCCGGGGTCGATGCGGCCGCAGTGCGCCATGACCACCCGGGCTTCGCGGTTGAAGCGCGCGAAGTCGGTCACCGAAGGAATCAGGTCGTTGGGGATCGTGGCCCCCAGCAAATGCTCGAAGCGCGGGTCGCCCTCCTCAAGAAAGAGGTGGGTCAGCATTTTGGCTTTGCCCGGGGTGACCTGGGGGTAGAAAATCGGCGGGAAACCCGACTCGGGGTGGTCGATCACCACCACCGGCTCGGCGTAGCAGTGGCCCACGCAGCCGACGGTGTGAATGCAAGCCGCGATCCCGCGCTCTGCCAGGGCCTCCTCGAAGGCGGCCTTGGTCTCCAGGGCACCCGAGGCGATTCCGCAGGTGGCCAGGCCGATCTGGATGGTGGGCCGGTGGTCCGGGTTGCACGCTCTCTGGTGCGCCTCGGCGGCCGTACGCAGGGCCTCGAAGCGATCTTGCACCGTGGCCTTTTCAGCTGTCGGCATGGTCTTTTTTTTCCCTCTCTGCGCGTTCGCGGGCAATCCTGACCTGTAGAATCAGCCCCTCCACCTTGCTGGGGGCCATGTGCCCGTGGACCGTCTCCCCCACGCAGGCCACGGGCGCTAAAGCGCAGCAGCCGACGCAGGCCACCCGTTCGATGCTGAATT
It encodes:
- a CDS encoding SLBB domain-containing protein; the encoded protein is MPTAEKATVQDRFEALRTAAEAHQRACNPDHRPTIQIGLATCGIASGALETKAAFEEALAERGIAACIHTVGCVGHCYAEPVVVIDHPESGFPPIFYPQVTPGKAKMLTHLFLEEGDPRFEHLLGATIPNDLIPSVTDFARFNREARVVMAHCGRIDPGEIREYLAAGGYAALAQALQTPPEDIITTVATAGLRGRGGAGFPAARKWRLARSSPDPVRWVVCNADEGDPGAYMDRTLLESTPHQILEGIAICAYAVGSQRALVYVRAEYPLAVTTITSAIAQARAMGLLGADILGSGFNLEVEIFQGSGAFVCGEETALIRSVAGYRGMPHPRPPFPAEKGIDGHPTIINNVKTLAALPPIIGNGADWYRGMGTADSPGTAIFSVVGDVLHPGLVEIPMGTSLRTLIFDICGGIPNKKQFKAVQIGGPSGGCLPAEFLDTPIDFDSLQSAGAMMGSGGMVVMDEDTCMVDVARYFVDFTQKESCGKCTFCRIGTWHLLEILTRITRGEGREGDLETLETLAEDIKAGSLCGLGKTAPNPVLTTLRYFRDEYEAHIREKRCPACVCRPLTAFYIDLEKCARGCNVCEGCCPVEAVFITRQRKRAIDQEKCVKCGECLVACPPEYDAVRKVSPPGLAPVIARPPQDD